The sequence TGAAAACGTAGGTGAAGATTTAACAAAATCAGTGATATCTGAGCCTTTTGAACtatgggttctgtccccagctgctTGGGGTTTGGGGAGAATGATCCAAAATAGTAGCTGGCCAACCAGCACTTcaacacccaccctcccccacatagaatcatagaatctcagggttggaagggacctcaggaggtatctagtccaaccccctgctcaaagcaggaccaaacccaactaaatcatccaccCCTTGCAACTGCCCTTCGATTTGAGTGCCTTTCTCATCATTCCGGTTTAACAGTCCAAGCGATGCACGGTAAATAGTCAAGTTTGCAGAGCCAGCTGCGTGGAAGATGCCAGTGCAGAAGAGAAAGCATGTCTGTTTCAGAGTAACCACACCTTTCACTCCCCTGACAAGTGCCTTAATACTGTGTGCAAGTAACAACAAGGAAATACAAATAGATGGGAGTTTACAAGATTGCTCAGGTAGTGCAATGTTTCTGTCCAATTCCCCACTTCTAATTGTTATGGGCCATAAATAAGAAATTCACCATcctagattttaaggctagaagagaCTGTTatggtcatctaatctgacctcctgcctaaCACAGGCCAGCTGATTCATTCAGCATTGATCACAATTACTTGAGGTTGAACTACAGGAGATCTTTTAAAAGGACACACAATCTTCAGCTGAAGATCACACAGGTCAACTGTGTCCTTTAGCTCCTTCTGGATGCTCTCAGAGTATCTTATAGAGATGGGCAAAACTAGGGCTGCTgtagattttgaaaagttttgTCAAGATCCTGGTAGTTCAAATCCAGGTCTCATTTTATCTGATCCCAGACACTTTTTTTGGAGGATGGGGAAAATAAGCTAAATGGTTCTGGTTTTCCAGTAACCCATCTTTTGATATCTTTCTTTAGAAACAGACCCTCTTCCTCCACAAAGAGGAAAAACATCTCAAAAACCAAGCATCTGCCATGGTGGAAGTTGGAACTGAGTTTGATAGGGAGTTTTGGTTTCTGTTTTAAGTGAAATTTTGTGAGAAAGCTCATTCACTGGATTTAAAGCACCTCAAGGCCTGCCCCCAAACGGTTCAGCCCCATGATAGAAAGGCTGCACTTTGAAAATGAGCCAGGACGGAATCCAGTAGCCTGCAAGATGGCATTCGCCATGTGGCACATAGTGCCCAAAGGGGAGCCAGGAGAGAGCGAGAGATCTGAGGGGTGTTCCCTTTCCGTGTGGGTGCAAGGGAAACCGGTGTGACCGGAGAGGCCAGGATGGGATTATCAAAGCCGTTCATTGGGTGTCCATAGTCTTTAGGCAACCTGGAAAATCTCAGTCTCCTGGGCTGAGCTGAAGTCATTAAAGATTCCTATGGATTTCCAttagggagaccagacagcaagtgtgaaaaatcgggatgggggtggggggtaataggatcctatataagaaaaagatccaaaaatctgtactgtccctataaaatcgggacatctggtcaccctaatttcaatgggctttgaaccTGCTCTCTGAGACATTCTCCTTAGTTAACTCTGAGCAAGGCCGAGTCCCACGCTGGCGTTCACAAAGACAACGTGTGCAGAGATGgcgttagactcgctggggcccaggacagACACTAAGGAGTGGGCTCGCACCCCACCTCCCTTACTGCTCACACTGGATTTCTGCGACATTCGGAAggtgaagcctgagccccaccatgtGGGGtagggccccaggcaattgccctgcttgctaccccctaacaccagccctgaaTGTGTAGGCTTTGCAGCGTCTGTGCGACCTCAGCTCAGATTCACGGAGGGGCATGGCAGTTTGCCCAACCCATGGGACACTCTCCAAAGAGTCAGGTTCTAGTCTGGAGTGGAAACCGTGGGGTTAAGCTCCTCGTAGGGCGGCCATTACTGCAGAACCTGGACTCAGCTGAGCAGACCCTGTTCTTAAATCCCTGCCACTGGTGATTTTATACCGTACGTGAGGTGTGTCTCACAGAGCACCTGGGCTCCTGCGACAGGCCTGGTGCTCCAGCGGTTCCAAAGCTTTGTTTCTAATCAAGATTAAAAAAGGCCCCAAGTgcagagggggctggagggggacaaAGAAGAAGCAGTGAAACCCAACTCCCAGCTGGAGTGCAGAACCTCCTAGAATCAAAGGACCAAACTCTCCACTCATTTCTCCCTTGAAGCCAGAGGAAAGGGTGGCCCAGAGGTGGACACGAGCTACCTAATCCATCTCGCTGGGGCTAGGGCAGATTCCTTCCCTCATACTTTCCCCAGCCTGCTTTTCAGCAAGCCAAGCAATGGTGCATCCACGAGGGCCATTGCCCGACTGGTCTGCAGCCTGGCACATCTCAGTGCTAGGCCATCATTCCTTGGTCTTCTGCCCAAACCGTCCTTTGTCTCAATTCCAGCCCATTTGGCCTCCCACAGACTAATAATTCAGGTAATTTATAACGCGCCCTCTCCCTAAGGCACTTGGGCACTGAACAGCGTCATAAAGACACAATTAAAATACCAGACAAACATGATAGAACTCACCCTCATTAACATTCAAATAAATAACGGCGCTGGGGGAGCAATATTACAAAAGGGATTGGGGGGAGATAATAAATAGGAAGCAAACAAGGCTTATTAATAATAGACCACCCGTGAAGGAAGAGAGCGGCGGTGCCCTGGGCAAGCACAGAGGGCTTGAGGGAGGCAGTTATCAAGGAGGAGCCAGTCCCACGCCAGGGGGCCACTGCAGCCCCACTGGATGGATGGATTCCCTGAAAGCTCAGTGTCTTAAAGGTCCAAACCAAGAGGGCTGACAAAAGGGCAATCGCCTCCTTGCCCTCCGAAGTCTGTAGCTGGTTGTCATATGCCCTCTCAGATGCCCCCGCTCACCTCAGCTGTGCTGCACTGATCCCTCCGCAGTCAGGCTCAGCAGGCCCTGGGGGAGTGGCAGGGTCCGTTTGGCAGCTCACGCCTGCGAGAGGTGAGGTAGCAGGACCTGTGCTGCCTGGGAGACGACCTGCACGTACCTCCTCAGCACCTGGCAGCCCTGCTGCTTCTTCTTGAAGACGTTCATGCCCTTACTGCTCTTGCCGTAGGTAACGTCCACCTGGGAGACCTTGTAGTTGGTGCACAGCAGGCAGGTCAGGTTGGAGATCAGGCCCCGCGTGGTCTTGGTGGTGTTGTGGAGCCGCTCCAGTAACTCCTTGGCCGTGGGGTTAAGCTCCTCCTGGTCCCTGGTGATGTTGCCCAGCGAGGCGTTCAGGAAGGCAAAGACCTTGTATAAGGCCACCATGATCTCCTTCTTATGGCTGGTTCGGTTCACGTGGAAGTCAGGGAAGTTGGTTCCGTTGGCATTGCAGAGTTCATCCAGGTGGCTGCTGAATGGGTTGCCTTGGCAGTCCAGctgggggaggcgggagggggaAAAATGACTAGGGAATCTCAGTCACACAGCCCCTCGCACACACTGCCCCACCTTCAGCCCTCCCGGCTCACTGTTTTATCACACGTCTCATGCTGTAGGGTAGGTTTTaaagccctgcccctggagccctgcaaGAATCTCTGCTGTCGTTAAAGGAGGTTTCTAGCCCTCCTAGCTGTGCACAAATGCTTGAAAACTTGGCCCAGTTGTGCCTGAAAGGCTCCGAAACCTCAGTAAACAAGGGCCTGACTCAGGACTGTTGAACCCCTGTAAGAGCTGAGGCACCTCTTGTGAGGTTCTTCTCTGTCTCCCCGGGCCAAAGCACCTGAGCATCTGGCAGTCTGCAAAGGATTTACAGGGCTAATACCCCATCCGTCATGTGGGTGGAAAACCCAAGCTGGagccctttgcccaaggtcacgcaggccagctgtggggaaCAGGCATTAGTGTGCAGGTCTCCTAAGTCTGGGCTCATGCCCAATCCACTGGCCCGTCCTTCTTCTCTGCCATCCCCTGACTGCACCAATAACTCACCTACCAGTGCACTTTGGTCCTGCTTCGCAGTCCCTCCTGCTCTGTCCacagctgggacagggacagcAGGAGCCATTAGTTGTGCCAAactgtgcagtggggagaggtgATAGAAATGTAACCCCCCAAGGGCTGGAAGGTGACCCACCAATGGTTTTACCCAGCTGAGGCTGGCATCTAAACTCAGCACTCCACTCCTGAAAATCTAGCCCACtaatccccactcctccctgcagGCCAGCACTCCATTGCCCGTCCTATATTTGTGATGGGAAAATCTGGgacagggtctgattttcagaggtgctgagcacccgcatCCCCAGCTGACATCCATGGCTCATCCCCGAGATCCTGCACAGGTCAAGCAAACACCTGCTAGTTTTATGTAAACTCTTCCCATGGGGTTCTAGCAGTAAGCACGTTCTGCTTGCCCGATGCAATGTCCTTGGGGATGACCAAATAGGACAGGCCTGTCTCCTGCCTGAGTAGCTCACACAGTTTTAATTTAGGTGGAGCTGAGGCTCCAATGGGAACTTACATAGATGCTGAAGAGATCCTGAGCTGTCGCATTGAGCAGCACCACTAGCTTCCGGGTCTGCTCAGCCACGTTGGGTTTGCACACGTGCATGTTTTCACACATGGGGCTGGGGGTGTTCACTGGCAGTGCCTTGCCAACCACCAATCTGCAGTGGATCATCaacagcaaggggacaacacctGTGCACAGAGGAAAGTGGGAGCGGTGAGATGATGCCACGGGGAACCAGCCATCAGAGCCATTCACTTCAGAGTCCAGTGCCCAGCCAGCCAGATGAGAGCTCTGAGATCTCCCCCGGGAAAGCTTCCAGTGTcactgggactggacagcctcagTCACTAATAGCTCCTGATCTTGCCAGTGCTGGAGGGAAAGAAGGATCAGAAGAGACTCTCCCCCATTGCCTCCGGGCAGGATCTCTCTAGGGGGTCAGATCACTGGGAAGGGAACCAGCTATTgcctgggctggagcagctgaTCTCTGGGACCAAGAACATTTCCATCCCCCAGGCCAGCTAGCACCAGGACTGAGGCACATGGGCTGCTCTTTGATAAAGCAGAGGCAATGTCCTACCTGCCTTGAACCATCCCGCTTGCATCCAGTTTCCCTTTGCTCCCCCATGCCCACGTATCCGCTGTAGCTCCTGTAGATAGGGGCTGGAGTTTGTCCTAAGGGCCATATTCTCCTCTCACTTCTACCAGTGTAGCTAAGAAGAAAATTCCCATTTCCCCATGTCTCCCCAACCCCCAGTGCTCTGCTGTCTGCATCCTCCAGCACCCTCTGAGCACTGCCCCCTGGCTCAGCACTGCCCTGCAATGGAGCAGGAATTCCCCTGGGTTTTTCTTTCCTCTGGGAGCTTTTTGTGTTCTCAGGTTGCACAACTGTCTGTGACTACCTGTCAGATTTAGTCAAGCATGCAAAGCAGGGAGTAGGGCTGGGTGTGGGTTTTGTGCCCATTCTCCAGGCTCGTGTTGTTGACATCGATCAAAGTTTCAATAGTGGCCAACTGAGGTGTCTCCAAGGGGGTCATCTCAAATGCAGGGTGGTCTAGTAGCTAGCACTGTGGCATAGGACTCAGGATACAtaagttctattcccagctccaccccttaCCCACCAGGTGACCATGGACAAGTTTCTCAATTGCCCTTTCTATgaagtggggataatgatactatCAGCTTTGCCATCTACTTACACTAGGAGTTATTAAAGAACCCCCCTAGACCAGTGAGCAATGCTGGTTTGTCTGCCTCGTAGGAGAAACTGCTGATATGCACAGAACTGGGGCCAGGCTCAGTCTGAGTGGGGTAGTGATTTCCCCCAGCACCTGTCCTAAGACAATAGTAAAGAATCACAGAGCCAGCTGTTCTCTTCTAAAACTGAACAAGGCGATTTAGGAGGTTGGCATTATCcctaaagcttctctctctctctgattcacTGTAGAGTttctgccccagcctggctgcctgcTACACATTTAAAGAAATGGTGCTCTTATTCTTCAAGCAGAGTCTTCTTTCTACCCCTCTCCACATCAAGGTGAGCTCTTGTCTTCTCCTGAGTTCCTGATTctccccacctgggaggtggccTGCTGGTGATCCGCAGTCAGCTGTGTGCTGCATCACTGCCTGCTGACCTGTCTCTCACTGTGCACTGATTCGGGTTCCCCTCCTCTGGTGTGGCCCCATAGGCAAAGATCCCACCTTTCCCTCGTAGGTTAGCCATCTTGCATGAGATGCAGCCCCATCATGGGAGTGGATGCAGGAAGGCATCAATGCCTGCAGCCATGTGTCAAAATCCCAGGCTCCCAGTTGCACTCACAGGAGTCAGTGTTGTCTAGCGGGATTGGAAACCAGGGGTAACAGCCTGGCCCTAGGGACATCAACAGGGGTTTTGTTATCGATGTCCCCAGGATCTCACCTGTGGTTTCTAAACCTACCTCCACCTCAgggtgacctagggcaagtcactgtcactctccatgcctcagtttcctctgtccctcttgtctgtttagactgtgagGTCTTTGGGACAGGTCTCGGGTGTAATATGTCATTATTGTAATATGAAGAGCTAATAATAGCAGAAGCCTAATCTTGCATCTGATGATATTACCAGGCTGAGGCGGGGGGTTCAGGATAATTTTGGATGACCCATTGCCTTTGGGCTGAGACTCCAactatcaccccccaccccctcactgcctgGGGTACCAGCACCAAATTCAGCACAGCCCCAAGCGGGGCAGGCTGCCAGGTGACCAAAGCCATGTGTCACAGAGGAACAGAGCAGGTCAAACGATGTTATGCAAGATGAACTGTGTCTCCTTTCCCTCTCTGGTTCAACCCCTGGACGTTCCTGCTTGTTCTCCCATAGAGCCCAGAGATTAATATGCTGCCGTTGGGAATAGTATCACATAGTGGTAATGGTGCtgttatgaattattattatgaatAATAATCCTTGGCACTTACATGGTGCTTTTCATCCAAGGAtcccaaagccctttacaaagacAGGCAAACCttatcatccccatttcacagatggggaaactgagtcacagagtgaCACAACCAAGGTCAccagtggcagagttgagaaTACTGTACAGATCTGGACAGCTAGAACTTGGGGTCATGACCCCCACAGTTCCGTACTATAAACTGCACAGCGAGGGAGAAAAATTACACTATTCCGCTTCTATGGAGCATAGTatcttaagggcctgatcctgtgcaaAGTAGAACATACTCAACTCAACCTCTGCTGATTGGGCCTAGAGACAGCCAGCTCAACAGGCAATGTCACAATGCAGCTGCTGAAAAAACACATAGTTCTTGGGATCTGACAAACTCTGAAGTTGTCCACACTTGTCAGAACCTCGGAATCGCTGCAGGTCACAAGTCATACGATAATTACTTTATTTACATTCGCTGCAGCAGCATCCGTGCCCTAATTTGTACATTGCAACTGACAGGACTTCCCTTCTGTGTGGCAATCACTCACATAGCAGTGCTCAGGTTTGGGACAAGGGCATTTTCAGGAAAAGCAAAGGAGGATGGAGAGCAAAGGACACAGCCAATGCCCTCCCTGATGTAATTAAACTCTCAGTAGGGCGGAACATGGTCTGGTGTGGGCCAGGACTATGCAGTTTTCTCCCATGCATATTTCAGCTCTGGGACTGTCAGAGAGCCCAGCAGTGCTGAGGTGGCTTGTGACATTCACCACTAAATTAATATTATTTTGCAATCTCATGCAGCTTCTTTAGTCCAGGGTCTCAGTAATACCTTGCTCTACTGTAGCTTCATTCTCACTAGATCTCGATGTGCTTTAAGGCGGCACTCactaccattatccccatttcacagagaggGAAACTTAGGCACAGTGATTTGTCCAAGGGCACTCATGaggccagtggcagggctgggaccagAAGCCAGCGCTCCCGAGTCACAGCCAAGTGCACCAGCCAGTGGGtcatgctgcctgctctgcttaaAACCCTTCAAACTCTTTTCTTCCTATTGCACTAGTTTGCATAGCGCAATCTACCCTACAACA comes from Mauremys reevesii isolate NIE-2019 linkage group 18, ASM1616193v1, whole genome shotgun sequence and encodes:
- the LIF gene encoding leukemia inhibitory factor isoform X2 encodes the protein MIHCRLVVGKALPVNTPSPMCENMHVCKPNVAEQTRKLVVLLNATAQDLFSIYLDCQGNPFSSHLDELCNANGTNFPDFHVNRTSHKKEIMVALYKVFAFLNASLGNITRDQEELNPTAKELLERLHNTTKTTRGLISNLTCLLCTNYKVSQVDVTYGKSSKGMNVFKKKQQGCQVLRRYVQVVSQAAQVLLPHLSQA
- the LIF gene encoding leukemia inhibitory factor isoform X1, with the translated sequence MKFIPAGVVPLLLMIHCRLVVGKALPVNTPSPMCENMHVCKPNVAEQTRKLVVLLNATAQDLFSIYLDCQGNPFSSHLDELCNANGTNFPDFHVNRTSHKKEIMVALYKVFAFLNASLGNITRDQEELNPTAKELLERLHNTTKTTRGLISNLTCLLCTNYKVSQVDVTYGKSSKGMNVFKKKQQGCQVLRRYVQVVSQAAQVLLPHLSQA